One Cheilinus undulatus linkage group 22, ASM1832078v1, whole genome shotgun sequence DNA window includes the following coding sequences:
- the LOC121504547 gene encoding seminal ribonuclease-like, with the protein MNAVSFTAIILTGALISEVHAVNLQPCVQQSDISAYRTFAKRHILSKSFDRNSLQEWESYLRLNGLCGRQPTQSFIDAKAKDVKGICKTLGRLIQDAPQSQGNFCISQSTMRVYDVKSDGRCKITSAKGVDKRVVVRCAKVGKTCLPIHFEAYRNQTPSKTYCS; encoded by the exons ATGAATGCTGTGTCCTTCACTGCCATCATCTTGACTGGAGCTCTCATTTCTGAGGTTCATGCAGTGAACCTACAGCCCTGTGTTCAACAAAGCGACATCAGTGCATATAGAACTTTTGCCAAACGACACATCCTCTCAAAGTCCTTTGACAGGAATTCTCTGCAGGAATGGGAGAG TTACCTTCGGCTGAATGGCCTCTGTGGCAGACAGCCCACACAGTCCTTCATTGACGCCAAGGCGAAGGACGTTAAGGGGATCTGCAAGACCTTGGGCCGCCTCATTCAAGATGCTCCTCAAAGTCAAGGCAATTTCTGCATCAGTCAGTCAACCATGAGGGTGTACGACGTCAAATCTGACGGGCGATGCAAAATTACAAGTGCAAAAGGAGTAGACAAGCGTGTGGTTGTCAGATGTGCTAAGGTTGGCAAAACCTGCCTCCCAATCCACTTTGAGGCTTATAGAAACCAAACGCCAAGCAAAACCTACTGCTCTTAA